In Desulfocurvus vexinensis DSM 17965, the genomic window CCCCGCCCAGGCCCAGGGCGTGGGCCGCCAGAAGCATGTTCTGGATGGCTGCCCCGGCGGTCTGGTGGTCCTTGAGTTCGCTGTACATGGCCTCGCGGTCCAGGAACACGGCCACCAGGGCCCCGGCCCCGCGCACGATATGCGCGTACTTGGTGCAGCCCTCCAGGGCCTGGCGGCGCGGGTCGTCCGGCCAGATGACCAGGAAGCGCCAGGGCTGGTTGTTCAGCCCGCTGGGCGCCCAGCGCCCGGCGTCGAGGATGGTGCGCATGTCCTGGGTGGACACGGGCTCGGCGGTGAAGCGGCGGATGGAGCGGCGCCCGAGGATGGCCGCCAGCACCGGGTTGTCGTGGTCGCGCATGGGGGGTGCTCCTGTGTGGCGTGTGCGGCCCAGATTACCGGAATCGGGCTCCATGTCCAGCCGCCAGGGCGCCCGGACCACCCCGCGCCGAAAGGGGTTGCGCCCGTGTTGCCCGCTTGTTAATATTCAATAAAGATATTGCAACTCATCCTCCTTCTCCACCCGCGAGGTTCCCCGTCATGGACAGCATTGGTGAGATTGTCGCCCTGCGCGGCACGGCAACGGCCCAGGGGCAGGACGGCGTGCGCGATCTGGCCGTGGGCAGCCCCGTCTTCCCCGGCGACGTGCTCTCCACCGGCGAGGGCAGCAGCTTCGAGGTCCGCTTCGCCGACGACACCGTGCTGGCCCAGGGTCCCGCTGCCAGCCTGACGCTGGACGAATACGTCTTCGACCCGGCCCAGCCCTCGGCCTCGTCCATGCTCATGAGCCTGTCCAAGGGCACCTTCCGCATGGTCACCGGCACCATCGCCAAGGACAACCCCGACGGCATCGGCATCTCCTCGCCCCTGGCCACCATCGGCATCCGCGGCACCGGCGCGGACTTCCAGGTTGGCGAGGACGGCTCCGAACGCTACGGCATCTTCCAGTACGACGGCCTGGACCTGGTGATCACCACCGCCCAGGGCACCGTGTTTTTGACCAACCAGGGCTTGGTGGTGGACGTGGGCCCCGACGGCACCCTGGGCGAGCCCCGCCCCTACACCGCCGAGGAGCTTCAGCTCTTCCAGACCCTGGCGCCCCTGTCGGTCATCCTCGGTCTGGGCCAGGACGACGGCGACGGCCAGGGCGGCGACGACGACGACGGCGACGGCCAGGGCGACGGCCAGCAGGACGGCGACGGCCAGGACCAGGGCGGGGAGGAGCCGGGCCCGGACGACCCCTTCGACCCCGATGCGGGCGATCCCTTCGGCCAGGGGCCACCCTCGGGCCAGGACACCCTGATCGGCGCCACGCTCGTCTTTTCCACCCCGACCCTGCCCGGCTCCGGGCCCCGGGGCCAGGGCAGCGGCGACGACACCCGCAACAACCAGACCGGCAACCAGGGCGCCGCTCCCGATGGCGGCGAAGGAGACGATTCCGGCCACCACGGCGGCACCATCGGCACCGAGGGCGACGACTTCCTCGAGTACACGGGCACAGGGAGCGTGACCATCTACGGCCTGGGCGGCAACGACACCATCTACGGCGGCCCCGGCGACGACTTCCTCTACGGCGGCCCGGGCAACGACTCCCTCTACGGCCTGCAGGGCGACGACTTCCTCAACGGCGGCACCGGGGACAATTTCATCGATGGCGGCATGGGCAACGATACCGTATCCTTCGAGGACAGCCCCACCTCCATCTCCAGCTACGACCTGAACGGAACCTTCGGCAACACCACCGTCACCAACATCGAGAACCTCTACGGTAGCGCCTTCAACGACAGCCTCAACGGCGACGCCTTCGCCAACCTCCTGCGGGGCAAGGCTGGCAACGATGTCATCTCTGGCAACGGTGGCAACGACACCATCTACGGCGACGAGGGCAGCGACACCCTCTACGGCGACAACGGCGACGACGTGCTCTACGGCGGCGACGGCAACGACTACCTTGTGGGCGGCGACGGCGATGACCTCATCACCGGCGGCCCCGGGGCGGACACGATCTACGGCGGCCCCGGCAACGACACCATCTCCTACGCCGAGAGCGACGCGGGCGTAACCGTGACCCTGCCCAACGGCGCCGGGACAGCGACCCTCATCGGCGGCCACGCCCAGGACGACAGCATCTCCGGCATCGAGAACGTCATCGGCTCCGACCACATGGACATCCTCACCGGCAACGCGGGGGGCAACATCCTCTCGGGCGGGGGAGGCATGGACTCCCTGATGGGCATGGGCGGCAACGACACCCTCATCGGCGGCGACGGCCCCGACGTGCTCATCGGCGGGTCGGGCCTGGACAGCCTCGTGGGCGGCGACGGCAGCGATACCTTCTACTGGGGCGACCCCGACCACGGCGGCAGCGGCGAGATCGTCGCGGACTTCGTGGCCGGGGCGGACAGCCTCTGGTTCGACAAGGTCGCCTTCGGCTTCGGGGCCGTGTCGGCCCCCCTGGCCTCGGACAAGTTCGCCGTCATCGTCGGCTCGACCTACACCGGCGACGGCGCGGCCCTGAGCACCGGCGACCCCATCTTCGTCGCCGTGCAGACCGCCTCGGGCGGCGGCACCTACAGCTACGACCTCTACTACGACAGCAACGGAGCGACCACGGGCGGCGAAACCCTCATTGGCTCCATCACCAGCACGGGCGAGATGACCCACGCCGACATCGTCATCTCCGACGGGCCCCCGGTCTTCTGACCCCCGGCCCGCCAGGGCGCCCGGGCCCCGCACGCCACCTCGGCGCGCGGGGCCCCGCCGCGCCGGGGCCCGCCCGGGCCCCTTGTCCCGGCCCCCGCTCATGGAGTATACGCTGCCCATGAAAGCCCACCCCAGCCTGCTCCCGGACGACGGCCCGGGCCTGGACCGGCGCGACCTCATTACCTACGAGCACCTGCTGCGTGACGAGATCGCCGCCTTCCTGCCCCACAAGTCCTACAGCCTGTATTTCCCCAAGACCCTGGACGACATGGCCGACGGCCCCATGGCCGAGGTGGCCGCCGGGCGCGCCGCCGTGGTGCCCGGCGAGCGCCGCGTGCTGCTGCCCCTGGTCCTGCGCGGGCGGCTTCTGGGCGTCTTCGTGGCCCGCGAGGCCCGCGTGCGCGCGCCCAAGGCCACTCTGCCGCATCTGGCGACCATGGCGCGCATGAGCCTGGAAAAAATCCTGCTCTACAAGAACGCCGTCACCGACCCGGACACCGGCCTGGCCACCCGCGAACTGCTGCTGCGGGCCATGGCCCGGGCCATCGGCCAGGTGGGCGACTGCCTGCACCCCGGGTCGGACCGGAGCCTGGGCAACGGCACCCCGGGCTTCGCCGCCTGCTTCGGGCTGGTGGCCGTGCGCCTGCACGGCCTGGAGCACTGCCAGGAGGCCTACGGCCCGGCCCTGGCCGCCAAGGCCCTGGCCGAGGCCGCCCGGACCCTGGCCGCCCTGGCCCCCGAGCAGGCCCTGGCCGCCCGCGCGGGCGACGACACCCTGGCCCTGTGCCTGCCCGGGGCCACCCCGTCGGCCTGCCGCGACCTGGCCGACATCCTGGCCCGGGCCATGGCCGAACTCCAGGTTACTGACCCCGTGCTCGACCAGCGCGTCCACCCCGGCGTCAGCGTCGGCCACGCCGCCTACCCGCAGGACATGAACGGCAACGCCCTGCGTCTGGCTGCCCAGGAGCAGGCCGCCACCCTGCTGCGCAAGGCCCTGCGCGCCGCCGCCGTGGCCGCGCGCACCGCCCCGGAGCGCGCCGTGGGCTACCCCCAGATTCTCGACGAGGGCGGGCAGGTCCAGGCCGTGTTGCCCCT contains:
- a CDS encoding nitroreductase family protein, whose protein sequence is MRDHDNPVLAAILGRRSIRRFTAEPVSTQDMRTILDAGRWAPSGLNNQPWRFLVIWPDDPRRQALEGCTKYAHIVRGAGALVAVFLDREAMYSELKDHQTAGAAIQNMLLAAHALGLGGVWLGEIVNQAPEVLQVLGLDAGTYAFMALLALGHPDQKGSSSRRPLADLLVEEF
- a CDS encoding FecR domain-containing protein; this encodes MDSIGEIVALRGTATAQGQDGVRDLAVGSPVFPGDVLSTGEGSSFEVRFADDTVLAQGPAASLTLDEYVFDPAQPSASSMLMSLSKGTFRMVTGTIAKDNPDGIGISSPLATIGIRGTGADFQVGEDGSERYGIFQYDGLDLVITTAQGTVFLTNQGLVVDVGPDGTLGEPRPYTAEELQLFQTLAPLSVILGLGQDDGDGQGGDDDDGDGQGDGQQDGDGQDQGGEEPGPDDPFDPDAGDPFGQGPPSGQDTLIGATLVFSTPTLPGSGPRGQGSGDDTRNNQTGNQGAAPDGGEGDDSGHHGGTIGTEGDDFLEYTGTGSVTIYGLGGNDTIYGGPGDDFLYGGPGNDSLYGLQGDDFLNGGTGDNFIDGGMGNDTVSFEDSPTSISSYDLNGTFGNTTVTNIENLYGSAFNDSLNGDAFANLLRGKAGNDVISGNGGNDTIYGDEGSDTLYGDNGDDVLYGGDGNDYLVGGDGDDLITGGPGADTIYGGPGNDTISYAESDAGVTVTLPNGAGTATLIGGHAQDDSISGIENVIGSDHMDILTGNAGGNILSGGGGMDSLMGMGGNDTLIGGDGPDVLIGGSGLDSLVGGDGSDTFYWGDPDHGGSGEIVADFVAGADSLWFDKVAFGFGAVSAPLASDKFAVIVGSTYTGDGAALSTGDPIFVAVQTASGGGTYSYDLYYDSNGATTGGETLIGSITSTGEMTHADIVISDGPPVF